A segment of the Streptomyces sp. ITFR-21 genome:
GTGGCGCCCACCCCGTAAAGAACCGTGGGAAAGAACTCACCCTCCCCGCCCAGCGGTCACGCCCCGCAGACGCCGGGTCGGCCGCAGGAGAGGAAGGGCGGGGGAAGCCGCCCATGATCCAGCCCAACGAGGTCGGTACGACAGGTCCGGCCGACGCCGCTGTCGGCGAAGCGGTCTCCACGCTGTTCCGGGTGCTGCGGCCCGAGCCGCGTCTGCGGCTCGGCACGGTCGAGGCCATGGCCCTGGCACCGCTGGTCACCCCGTGGCTGGAGCGCGGCTACGGCCAGCGTGACCTGGCCGAAGCGCTCCTCGGCGGCCTGCCCGCCCGCGTCCACAGCGCCCCGGCGATCCTGCGCGACCGCCTCACCCGCAAGCTCCCCCCAGGACCTGAGCCGGTTGGCCCGGCGAAACCCCGCTGGTCCGAGTGCGGCGGCTGCGCACGCCCGATCCCGCACGAAGGCGTCTGCCGCTCTTGCGCAGGGTTTGCCCGCGAGCCCGGACGAACCGGGGACGTGGCGGCCCGCACGAGCGTCGCCGCCCGTGGCAGGGCCAGGGTCCGCGCCGCCCTGCAGGCCGACTCCGGCCGGCTCCTTACCGCCAGAGCCTGACCCCCCGCCACCGCACCGTCCGCCGCCGCGCTCAGCGGGCAGCAGGCAACCGTGTGCCCACGTCCGCGCCCCGACCCGCGCGGGTAGCGGTCAAGCCGCCGGTCGCTCCCACCTGCGCCGACCACGCCCGTGTGCGCCCGCCCCGCCCCGCCTCCCTCCGGCATGCCCCGGGGCACCCCGCCACCAGCCCGTCCCTGACTGGGGCCTTCATGCCCACCACCGCGCTTCCGCCCTCCACCCGCACGGTCCCGCCACCGTCCGAGCCCGCCTCCGACGGCCGCGCGTCCTGGTGGGACCCGCTCGCGCTGTGGCGGTCCAGGTCCGGCCGCCGACCGAGCCCCGGGCCCGCGGAGGAGCAAGAAGTGACGGGCACGGTGCGGCCTGTCGGCATCGTCCCGTTCGGATACGTGGTCATCGCGAACCCTCCAGGCTTGCGCTCCCGCTCTCCAGGTCGACGACGCTGAACTCGGTCAGTCGCATGATCAGCTGGCCGGCGCACATCCAGGGCATCCGGAGATCGCCGAAGGGGAGGGTGACGGCGTCGATTGCCTGCGGCGGACCGGTGGTGGGCCCGTAGAGGGCGCCGCGAACCCCGTAAGGGCTGAAAGCGCGGACGCGGAGGACCGTGAAGGAGCGCCGGAGGTGGGGGCAGGCGGAGGTCGAGCGGACGGCGCAGGGCATGCAGACCGGGGGGTGGGCGGTGCGTTCCTGGCCGTTCCAGAGCGTGGGGTCGTCCGGGTCGGCGTCAAGGAGCCAGAGCACCCCCTCGGCGCTGCGGTCGGCGGGACCTCCGCAGATCTGGCAGCGCAGTCCGCTCATCGCCAGCCGCTGGCGCAGGAGGTGGACGCTGCCGTATTCCGGGCGGCCTCGCCCCGGCTGCGAGGGCATCCTGGCCCACAGCACGCCGTGCTCGTCGCGGTCGAAGGACCGTTCGTCGGTGTACGCGACGCCCGTACCCCTTCGCCGGTAGGTCATGGGCATGGAGCCGTCGGCCTCCCCACTCCATCGGGTGATGTACGGCACGTCGAAGGCCACGGGTGGCTGCGGGCTCGCGGACCTGGCGCGATGCACGCGGTCCGCCGTCACATGAGACATGCTGGGCTCGTCTCTCGCGGGTCGGGCGGCTTGTCCGCCTGACGTGCGACGGGACGTTACGAGCCGGCCCGGGCGGCAGTGTTCACGTCGGTGAACCCTCCACGAGGAGCGGCTGAACCGGTCCGCTCAGCCCTGAACGCCCATGCGGTGGGCCAGCGCCCGCACTTCGCGGGCGGTGCGGGAGGGCAGCTGCCGGTCCAGGAGCGCGGAGACCGTGTCGCGGACCATCGCGTTAGCGTGGATGCGCTGGGGGGCGGTGCGTTCGGCGGTCAGGAGTTCCGTCACCGCGTCGGCGTCGTGGCCGCGCAGATGGGCCAGTGACCGCCCGAGGTCGGCGTGGAAGGCGGCGTCACGGCCGGGTGCGCCGAGGATGCGGGGCCGTAGCCCCCGGGAGGCGGCGACGGCGTGACCGTGGCGGCCCAGGTCGGTGTTCAGGCTGACGCGGTGGATACCGACGTTCGTGGGCCCGAAGTTCAGGTGCCAGGCTTTGGTCTCACCGGTACGTGCCGCCAATTCGCCCGCTGCGGCCAGGTGTTGCTTGACCTCGGAGGCGCGGTCGGCGCCCGAGCGTCGGACGTCCTGGGTGAGGCAGGTCGCCCGGATCAGGTGCAGTTCGCCGAGGAGAGCGTGCGCCTCAGGGCCGACAAGGTGGCGTTCCACCATGTCGGCGGCCAGTTCGGCATGGTTCAGCGCCAGATCGGGGCTGCCGGCCGAGATGAGCACGTGGGCGTGGAAGAAGCCGGACAGGGCGTCGCGCAGAGGATCATCGAGCTCGGCCGTGGCCTCGTCGGCACGGATGACGGCGACGTACGCCAGATCCGGATAGCCGAGGTACTTGAGCAGCATCGTGCACGCCGGGTGATAGGCGTCCGCCAACAGCCTCAGCAACCGCGGACGTCGATCCGGCGAGGCGTCGTCGACCGCGGCGCGCAGGTCGGCCAGCAGCGGGGGCAGCTTGTGGGCGAGGACGCCGTACTCGCAGCGGTGATAGAGACGGTTGGCCTGTGCCACCCGGGCAGCCAGCGGGCCGCGGGAGCCCGATGTCGGCGGGTGGCCGACGCCCATCAGTGCGAGCCGGAGCGCCGGGACCGCTTCGTGCGCCGACGCGGTGGCGGGGTCGGTCGGTGCGAGCACCTGCCCGGTCAGCTCCGTCGGGGCGATCCGCAGAGCATCGGCCAAGGCCGTGATGTGCCCGGTGCGGTCCAGGTGGCGTTGGCCGTTCTCGACCATCGACAGGAACCCGGCGGACAAGCCCGACAGCCCCGCCAACGTACGCAGTGACATGCCGCGTTGGCGTCGGGCGGACCGCAACCTCGCCCCGATGTCGTGTGCCCGCTCTTCGCTCATCGCCGTCGTCCATCGTCCGTCGTTCACCGGCAGGAAGCAGTACGGGCCTCAGCGTAAGCGTTCCGTGACAGCGCGTCGACGCCGCTTCGGAACCGGCGTCGCTACGGCAGACCGGCCCGGCGCGCGGTGGCCCGCACGCGCTCGACCCGCACGTGCTCGGCCCGCTCACGTTCGGCGAGGCGGGGCGGAAGTGCCACCAGCAGTTCCCGCGCGAACGGATCGAGCCGAAACCGCAGCGGTGCCGTCACCTCAGCCGCCATCAGTTCGTCGGCGGCCCGCGAGAAGTCACCCGCGCGGGCCGCCGACGCGGCCAGGCTCACCAGGGCCGCCACGCGGTCGGCCGGGTCGAGTGCGTCCAGGCCCGGGAGTGCGTCCGGGCCGGAGAGCTCGGCGTATCCGCTCGCCACGTCGGCATCGGGTGCCTCGACCGCGACGGCCACCCGTGCGGCTGCCACGGCCGCGAACGAACAAGGGTCCCGGGCAAGGCCGGTGGCGGCATCCAGCTCCGTGCCTGCTCGTTCGGGACGGCCCGCCATGGCGTGGGCCAACGCCACAAGGACCGACATCTCCACGCTGCGAGGGGCGAGCCCGCTTCGCTCCGCACAACCCAGCGCCTGTTCCGGCAGTCCCAGATCCAGCAACAGCCGTGTCTCCTCCGCTGCCACGGCCGTGGCGCCCTCACGGCCGCCGGCCCGTACCCGGTGCAACACGAGCCAGGCCAGATCGCGGTAGCCCAGTCGCCGCAGCAGCCCCGCCACGACAGCGTGCGCACGCGACCGCAGCTCAGCAGTCCGTTCGCGCGTCGCGCTTCCCGTCACCCTCTCAGCCCGCTCGGCTGCGGAGATCAACTCTGGCGCCACGACAGCCAGACCGTGATCGTCCCCTGCGCCATCAGCAGCCACAGCCGCAGCCAGAAGGCGTTCCAGCTCGTCCGTCGCCCCTGTGGTCGGGTCCAGGGGACGCCGCAGGTCGGCGGCCAGCACCTTGCGCAGACGATGCGCGACCGCCCGCGCCTCCGCGTGCTCCGGCCCCATGGGCGGATACGGCTGACCGGCCAGCTCGCCGGCCTCCACGTGTAGGGCCGCGGCCAGCGCGGCCCAGACGCGTCGCCGATCCACCCACGTACGGCCCGCCTCCAAGTCCTCCACCAGATCGTGCGGGAGTCCGGACCGCTCCGTCAGTTCCGCCGGGCTCAGCCCGCGCCGCAGCCGCCACGTCCATACCGCGCCACCTATGGGACCGGTGACCGCGGCAGCGCTCGTGCCCGCGCCCGTCGCACCCACCATGCCTGCCACCTCCACCCGTCGCCGACCGTGATGACTTCCGGACACAGCGCCGCTCCAGCGGACACCGCCGTGCGCCACGCACCTGCCCGATGCGCGACACCCTAACCGCCGCCCTGCGGACGGCAAGGGAAGCCGGTGACCTCGTCCTTCGAGCCCGCTCAACTGTGAGCGATGCGGGTCCCGACGAGCCACGAAGCGCGTAGTGGGGGCCGGAACTCGATGCCTGCGCGGGCGGCCGGGGCTATGTTCACAGCGGTGAACACCCCACGGCGACAGCGCCGATACGTTGTGTCACGCGGACCGGCTCCTGGCCACGGCCCAGAGGCTCTGCCGTATTCGGCCATCTGCTGCGCCACACCGCAAGGCCCAAGCTGTCGCAGCGTGGGAGAACACCCTCACCGCACGACCTGGGAACAGCTGAGAAGGGAACGTCCCACGTGACTGAAGCGTCCGACGAGTCGAGCCGCGCCGCGGAACTGCGGAGCAAGCTCGTCGCAGAGTTGACGGCCGCCGGCTCGATCGCGTCGAAAGAGGTCGAGGCCGCTTTTCGTACGGTGCCTCGGCACCTGTTCGCGCCCGGAGCGACCTTGGAAGAGGCGTACGCCCCCTTCAACGTGGTCGTCACCAAACGGGACGAGCACGGGACCACGATCAGCTCGGTGTCCGCGCCCTCCATCCAGGCCGTGATGCTGGAGCAGGCCGACCTCCGGCGCGGCATGCGCTGCCTGGAGATCGGGTCGGGCGGCTACAACGCGGCCCTGATGGCGGAGTTGGCTGGACCGGACGGTGAGGTCACCACGCTCGACATCGACTCGGACATCACCGACCGCGCCCGCGCCTGCCTGTCGGAAGCCGGCTACGGCGACCGGGTGCGCGTCGTCCTGGGCGACGGCGAGGAAGGCTGCCCCGAACACGCCCCCTATGACCGGACGATCGTGACCGTTGGCGCCTGGGACATCCCGCCGGCGTGGACCGACCAGCTCACCGACGACGGCACCCTCACCATCCCCCTGCGGATGCGCGGCCTGACCCGCTCGATCACCTTCGCCCGCGAGGCGGACCACCTGGTCAGCAGGTCGGCGGAGATCTGCGGCTTCGTGACGATGCAGGGGGCCGGGGCGCACCGCGAACGCCTGCTGCTCCTACGCGGTGAGGAGATCGGGCTGCGCTTCGACGAGGAGCTGTCGGCCGATCCGGACGCCCTGAACGGCGCACTCGACACTCCGCGGACCGAGGTGTGGACGGGCGTGACGGTCGGACGCGCCCAGCCGTTCGACACGCTCCAGATGTGGCTGGCCACCGCCCTCGACGGGTTCTGCCTGCTGTCGGTGGACCCGAAACTCGACACGGGTCTGGTGGCGCCGCAGAACCGCATGGCCTGCCCGGCGGTGGTGGAGGGCGGTTCGTTCGCCTACCTCGCGCTGCGGAAGCTCGACCAGGACCAGGACCAGGACCACCCGGACCGGACGGTGTTCGAGTTCGGCGCGCACGGCTTCGGGCCGGAGGCCGCCGCTCTCGCCGAGGCACTGGCCGCGCAGATCCGCGTCTGGGACCACGACCACCGGACCGGGCCCGGCCCGCGCATCACGGCCCACCCGGCGGGCACCGCCGACGAGCGGCTCCCGGTAGGGCGGGTCATCCCCAAGCGGCACGTCCGCGTCGTCATCTCCTGGCCCGCGGCGGTTCTGCCGACGACCGGCCAGGCCGCCCCGTACCACCTCGACGAGAAGGAGTGACCTTCATGGCAGAAGTCCCCATGGGCGACACGGCGTTCGACATGGAGTTCGAGCTCGACGTGCGCGTCATCGAGGCCGGCCTGCCGGTCCGCGACCTGATGCGCGACACCAGCGACAACTGCGGCTCGACGTGCTCGGGCACCGCCTGCACCTCGTACGTGGGCGACCCGGCCTGAGACGAGGAGCCGTTGCCGTCGCGTCGTTGTCCGTGTGTCCATGGCTTCGACGCGGCGGCAACCCTGACCTCCCGCGCCACGGACGGCGTCGGCGGGAGGCCAGGCGCGCGAGTACTTCGACGGAGGGATCGTGGTGGGCACAACCGACCGGCTGCTGTACCGGCACGCCGACGTACTCCTGATACGGGCCACGACCCGCCCAGGCGGGCTGACGTTCTCCGCTGACCCCGATCTGGAGGGCGCCCCCGACGAAGTGCTGGCGCGGGCTTCCGCATGGCTGGAGGAGGTGTGGCGGCCGGACGCCTTCCGACGTGCGGTCGAGGTCGCCAGCCCCGTGCTGTCAATGGCGGTTCGCGAGGCGGTGGCCGGCGGCCTCACGGATGTCCGTCAGGCTCGCCGCCTCGTCCACTCCGTGGCCTCGTACCTCCTGCGCTGGCGGGGCCGGGCCACTCCTTTCGGCCTCTTCGCGGGCGTGGCAGTCGCTCGGATCGGCAGCGAGCCAAAGGCGCGGTGGGGCAGCGACCACCGCGTAGTGGTCCGGCCGGACGCCGAGTGGACGGGTGCGGTTGTCGATTGCCTGGAGCACTTCCCCGACCTGCTGCCGCGTCTGCCGGTGGTGGCGAACAATTGCGCGTTCCCGCGTGGCAACCGGCTCGTCGTCCCCGGCCGGGCCGCCGGAAGCCGGCCAAGAGAGCTGGCCCCCTCGGAGGTGTCGATCCGCCGCACCGGACCGGTCCGCAGTGCGCTCGACCTGGCCCGCAAGCCTCTTCCCTACGCCCAGCTGGGGAAGCTGCTGACCGCCGAGTACCCGCAGGCGTCCGCTGCCCAGATCGACGCCTTGCTCATGCGGCTCGTCGCCGAAGGCTTCCTGCTCACCAGTCTCCGAGCCCCGATGACCGTTCCCGATTCCTTGGGACACCTGTGCGCCGAGCTGGTTGCCGCCGGTGCGGACGAACTGCCGAGCGTCGATGGCACGGTGCGCGAACTGCACGCGCTCCAGACGGCGATGGCCCGCCACAATCAGACAGCATCGCCCGCCGAAGCCGCGATGATCCGCACCACTATGGCCGAGCGCATGGCGGCGCTCTCCGACACCACGGCGCAGCCGCTCGCCGCTGAAACGGCTCTCGACTGCGACATCACCGTGCCCGAAGCGGTGATCCGCGAGGCGCAGACGGCGGCCTCCGTACTCCTGCGCCTGACGCCGCACCCGTTCGGCCACCCGCGGTGGAAGGACTTCCACGGCCGCTTCCGGCAGCACTACGGCGTCGGCGCCGCCGTCCCCGTGGCCGATCTGGTGGCGGACAGCGGGCTGGGGCTACCGGCTGACTACCT
Coding sequences within it:
- a CDS encoding helix-turn-helix domain-containing protein, whose translation is MSEERAHDIGARLRSARRQRGMSLRTLAGLSGLSAGFLSMVENGQRHLDRTGHITALADALRIAPTELTGQVLAPTDPATASAHEAVPALRLALMGVGHPPTSGSRGPLAARVAQANRLYHRCEYGVLAHKLPPLLADLRAAVDDASPDRRPRLLRLLADAYHPACTMLLKYLGYPDLAYVAVIRADEATAELDDPLRDALSGFFHAHVLISAGSPDLALNHAELAADMVERHLVGPEAHALLGELHLIRATCLTQDVRRSGADRASEVKQHLAAAGELAARTGETKAWHLNFGPTNVGIHRVSLNTDLGRHGHAVAASRGLRPRILGAPGRDAAFHADLGRSLAHLRGHDADAVTELLTAERTAPQRIHANAMVRDTVSALLDRQLPSRTAREVRALAHRMGVQG
- a CDS encoding helix-turn-helix transcriptional regulator — its product is MVGATGAGTSAAAVTGPIGGAVWTWRLRRGLSPAELTERSGLPHDLVEDLEAGRTWVDRRRVWAALAAALHVEAGELAGQPYPPMGPEHAEARAVAHRLRKVLAADLRRPLDPTTGATDELERLLAAAVAADGAGDDHGLAVVAPELISAAERAERVTGSATRERTAELRSRAHAVVAGLLRRLGYRDLAWLVLHRVRAGGREGATAVAAEETRLLLDLGLPEQALGCAERSGLAPRSVEMSVLVALAHAMAGRPERAGTELDAATGLARDPCSFAAVAAARVAVAVEAPDADVASGYAELSGPDALPGLDALDPADRVAALVSLAASAARAGDFSRAADELMAAEVTAPLRFRLDPFARELLVALPPRLAERERAEHVRVERVRATARRAGLP
- a CDS encoding FxLD family lanthipeptide, which codes for MAEVPMGDTAFDMEFELDVRVIEAGLPVRDLMRDTSDNCGSTCSGTACTSYVGDPA
- the fxlM gene encoding methyltransferase, FxLD system, with the translated sequence MTEASDESSRAAELRSKLVAELTAAGSIASKEVEAAFRTVPRHLFAPGATLEEAYAPFNVVVTKRDEHGTTISSVSAPSIQAVMLEQADLRRGMRCLEIGSGGYNAALMAELAGPDGEVTTLDIDSDITDRARACLSEAGYGDRVRVVLGDGEEGCPEHAPYDRTIVTVGAWDIPPAWTDQLTDDGTLTIPLRMRGLTRSITFAREADHLVSRSAEICGFVTMQGAGAHRERLLLLRGEEIGLRFDEELSADPDALNGALDTPRTEVWTGVTVGRAQPFDTLQMWLATALDGFCLLSVDPKLDTGLVAPQNRMACPAVVEGGSFAYLALRKLDQDQDQDHPDRTVFEFGAHGFGPEAAALAEALAAQIRVWDHDHRTGPGPRITAHPAGTADERLPVGRVIPKRHVRVVISWPAAVLPTTGQAAPYHLDEKE